The Glandiceps talaboti chromosome 9, keGlaTala1.1, whole genome shotgun sequence genome window below encodes:
- the LOC144440459 gene encoding polycystin-1-like protein 2, protein MHRGFVSIKWLAVTQTNNELWHRYWYGITVYTGLRPRAGTKCKVALRIDGENGISRRILLDSKERELDLKSGSIHSLNAAVFDYLGQIERLQVTLCKSNGQDYDPWFLDRIEITDLKPEAEIKKYDFLCYGWFGKDNLVKTLDVAKEEDRRSFTHVLVNKLRLQLFNDYLWGSIFNRQLPSHFTRVQRLSCITSMLFLTMLVSAMFYNTGDKVAATKTIGYGEVTISLGTLYIAFISCLINIPPAILMVKLFEKSNRLSRILPMEIITTNVDGDGNTTRRNLLPSCCLILGWSLVITSILLSNFFLIMYSLDWGPEVSMQWLVSQLTSCALSAFLIDPLKAIIVAHGMSLAFFLLKKPLEVDNDEEFRQMLTPPAEEADGIADVQFPV, encoded by the exons ATGCATCGTGGATTTGTGTCAATTAAG TGGCTTGCAGTCACTCAGACGAACAACGAGCTTTGGCACAGATACTGGTATGGCATAACTGTATATACTGGATTACGTCCTAGAGCCGGTACTAAGTGCAAGGTAGCACTGAGAATAGATGGCGAGAATGGGATCAGCCGAAGAATACTTCTTGACAGCAAGGAGAGAGAGTTG GATTTAAAGTCAGGAAGCATTCACTCCTTGAACGCTGCTGTGTTTGATTATTTGGGACAAATTGAACGACTACAAGTGACACTGTGTAAGTCAAACGGTCAAGACTACGATCCATGGTTCTTGGATAGAATTGAAATTACTGATTTGAAACCCGAAGCAGAAATAAAGAA GTATGACTTTCTTTGCTATGGATGGTTTGGAAAGGACAACCTGGTAAAGACCCTGGACGTCGCAAAAGAAGAAGATCGGAGGAGCTTTACACACGTGTTGGTCAACAAACTTCGCTTGCAACTGTTCAACGATTACTTGTGGGGTTCAATCTTCAACCGACAGCtaccaagtcattttaccagagtACAGCGTTTGTCCTGTATTACATCCATGTTGTTTCTAACGATGTTGGTCAGTGCGATGTTCTACAATACTGGAGATAAAGTAGCAGCCACAAAAACTATTGGTTATGGTGAGGTGACCATTTCCCTGGGTACACTATATATTGCCTTCATATCTTGTCTTATAAATATACCACCGGCAATCCTGATGGTTAAATTGTTCGAGAAATCCAACCGCCTAAGCCGAATCCTGCCCATGGAAATCATAACTACCAATGTTGACGGTGATGGGAATACTACCAGACGCAATCTGTTGCCCAGCTGCTGTTTAATATTGGGCTGGAGTCTAGTGATCACCTCCATATTACTGTCAAACTTCTTCTTGATCATGTACAGTCTTGATTGGGGACCAGAAGTGTCAATGCAGTGGCTGGTATCTCAACTTACATCATGTGCATTGTCAGCTTTCCTGATTGACCCGTTGAAg GCTATTATCGTTGCCCATGGGATGTCACTTGCGTTCTTTCTCTTGAAAAAACCACTGGAAGTCGACAATGATGAAGAATTCCGACAGATGTTGACCCCTCCAGCAGAGGAGGCAGATGGAATAGCTGACGTGCAGTTTCCTGTATAG